Proteins encoded in a region of the Novibacillus thermophilus genome:
- a CDS encoding carbohydrate ABC transporter permease, translated as MGDVSRRKRWLQPKDWVGLLFSGPLIIGMAAFAVYPMVAALLLSFQESNGISGTWVGLDNYSRIFRDLAFWRALSNTFYMAALSVLLGTFLSFVLASLINSLPWSRSKNFFKSIFFLPNVVSAVATSILFSFLLYPENTGLLNYVAGLFGIEPVGWFTDPAHSRNSMVLLSLWSSLGYNTIIFFAALQSVPKQLYEAAEVDGADGVKRWWHITIPYVRPIFLFVIIISTINGMKRFTDVWLIGGTAGNPDGTLMTAVLYIYRYAFVSSEMGIASAASYILFLVILVLTGLMLKTNKKASVD; from the coding sequence ATGGGAGATGTGTCTCGCAGAAAGAGGTGGTTACAGCCGAAAGATTGGGTCGGATTACTATTTTCCGGCCCGCTAATCATTGGTATGGCGGCCTTCGCCGTCTATCCGATGGTGGCTGCCCTGCTACTGAGTTTTCAGGAATCTAACGGAATCTCGGGCACGTGGGTCGGGTTAGACAATTACAGCCGCATCTTTCGCGATCTCGCTTTTTGGAGAGCCCTTTCCAACACATTTTATATGGCGGCACTGTCTGTGTTGCTCGGGACTTTTTTATCGTTTGTATTGGCGAGCCTGATCAACAGCCTCCCTTGGAGCAGAAGCAAAAATTTTTTCAAAAGCATCTTTTTTTTACCGAACGTTGTCTCTGCCGTCGCGACGAGTATCCTGTTTTCATTTCTTTTATATCCGGAAAACACCGGGTTGTTGAACTACGTGGCCGGTCTCTTTGGCATCGAACCAGTCGGGTGGTTTACCGACCCTGCCCATTCGAGGAACAGCATGGTGTTATTAAGTTTGTGGTCTTCGCTAGGCTATAACACCATTATTTTTTTCGCTGCCCTGCAAAGCGTTCCCAAGCAATTGTATGAAGCGGCGGAAGTCGACGGCGCCGATGGCGTCAAAAGGTGGTGGCATATCACGATACCGTATGTAAGACCGATCTTTTTATTCGTGATCATCATCAGTACGATCAACGGCATGAAGCGTTTTACAGACGTTTGGCTCATTGGCGGAACCGCGGGCAACCCCGATGGAACGTTAATGACCGCGGTTTTGTATATTTACCGCTACGCCTTTGTATCTTCGGAGATGGGGATTGCCTCAGCCGCCTCCTACATCTTGTTTCTTGTGATCCTGGTTCTCACGGGGCTGATGTTAAAAACGAACAAGAAAGCGAGCGTTGATTGA
- a CDS encoding carbohydrate ABC transporter permease: protein MARSKAVTHGGVLVLLSVSSLIMVIPFLWMLMTSFDWAARLNIPFPPKFWPQDFSLQTYEAAFLNIDMLRYIFNSLLVSFGVIVVSLFSALLSGYAISKIQFKGANAVLLLALSTMMIPFEMTMIPQYLLFDKLQLLDTYWAFYLPALNYAFGTFLAKQFIDQLPSSLREAAIMDGAREFTVFWRVYFPICTPIVATMTILQFLAVWNDLLWPLLVLNDPAKYTIQLGLAMFSYNQGMNHFPSIIMAATTISLIPILAVYVFLQRYIVESIALTGLKQ, encoded by the coding sequence ATGGCGCGCAGTAAGGCAGTGACGCATGGGGGCGTTTTGGTGCTCTTGTCCGTCAGTTCGTTGATCATGGTGATTCCGTTTTTGTGGATGCTCATGACGAGTTTTGACTGGGCAGCCAGACTGAATATACCGTTTCCGCCTAAATTTTGGCCACAAGATTTTTCACTGCAGACATACGAAGCGGCGTTTTTGAACATCGACATGCTCCGCTACATTTTTAATTCTCTTCTCGTATCCTTTGGCGTGATTGTCGTCAGTTTGTTCTCTGCGTTATTATCCGGATACGCCATCTCCAAGATACAATTCAAAGGGGCGAACGCCGTTCTCCTTTTAGCGCTCAGTACGATGATGATCCCTTTTGAAATGACGATGATCCCACAGTATTTGCTTTTTGATAAATTACAACTGCTCGACACCTATTGGGCATTTTACTTACCGGCGCTCAACTACGCGTTCGGCACGTTTTTAGCCAAACAGTTTATCGATCAACTTCCTTCCAGTTTAAGAGAAGCGGCGATCATGGATGGGGCGAGGGAATTTACGGTATTTTGGCGTGTTTACTTTCCTATCTGTACGCCGATTGTGGCGACGATGACGATCTTGCAGTTTCTCGCCGTCTGGAACGATTTGTTGTGGCCGCTGCTCGTTCTAAACGATCCTGCGAAGTACACGATTCAACTCGGCTTGGCCATGTTTAGCTACAACCAAGGGATGAATCACTTCCCTTCCATCATCATGGCGGCGACGACGATTAGTTTGATACCGATTCTCGCGGTATACGTCTTTTTGCAGCGGTACATCGTTGAAAGCATCGCTTTAACCGGCTTAAAACAATAG
- a CDS encoding histidine phosphatase family protein: MTTIAFVRHGITDWNIKKRAQGHSNNPLNEIGRRQARSVAKRLSDEKWDVIVSSDLLRARETAEIISSYIGKPITFDKRLREIGLGEIQGTTEEERIQKWGKIWRQLDLGVETDQSLGERGIAFVEAMARKYPGKRIIAVSHGIIIGQTLKELFQSDTRDNNLNNTSVTIITKSKGAWRYLLYNCTCHLKTELINEQ; encoded by the coding sequence ATGACAACCATTGCTTTTGTAAGACATGGTATCACTGATTGGAACATCAAAAAAAGAGCACAAGGACATTCTAATAATCCTTTAAATGAGATCGGGCGTCGACAAGCTCGGTCTGTTGCTAAACGCTTGTCGGATGAAAAGTGGGATGTGATCGTTTCAAGTGATCTCTTGCGAGCTCGAGAAACAGCTGAAATTATTTCATCTTATATAGGGAAGCCGATCACATTTGATAAAAGGCTGAGAGAGATTGGTCTGGGAGAAATTCAAGGCACTACTGAAGAGGAGCGAATACAAAAGTGGGGAAAGATTTGGCGACAACTTGACCTCGGTGTAGAAACAGATCAATCATTGGGAGAACGAGGGATAGCATTTGTCGAAGCTATGGCTCGAAAATATCCAGGCAAAAGAATTATTGCGGTGAGTCATGGAATAATTATCGGACAAACATTAAAAGAATTATTCCAGAGTGACACTCGGGACAATAATTTAAATAATACTTCTGTAACAATAATAACGAAAAGTAAAGGCGCTTGGAGATATCTTCTTTATAATTGTACGTGTCACTTGAAGACTGAACTAATAAATGAGCAATAA
- a CDS encoding MgtC/SapB family protein has translation MALEISYTVVAERLVLAAVLGGMIGWERERRNKQAGFKTHLLVSVGSALIMLTSIYGFGDLVDHPNARFDPARLAAQVVSGIGFLGAGAILRHSNMVVSGLTTAATLWVVAAIGLSVGAGFYFPAVATTGIVLISVVVLRGVEVRFAKKKVKELNITVEDVEGTLVDISDVLDKERVDVRKVTFSTKQGGEEAALTVVKFRIRMPAKKDSLELVNRLHNIHGVKEVQLNK, from the coding sequence GTGGCATTAGAAATAAGTTACACGGTTGTCGCAGAAAGGCTTGTCCTCGCGGCAGTACTCGGCGGAATGATCGGATGGGAGCGGGAACGGCGCAATAAGCAGGCGGGGTTTAAAACCCACTTACTCGTCTCCGTCGGTTCCGCTCTCATTATGTTGACGTCTATTTACGGCTTCGGCGATCTCGTCGACCATCCGAACGCCCGTTTCGACCCGGCCCGGCTCGCCGCGCAGGTGGTGAGCGGCATCGGGTTTCTCGGTGCCGGTGCCATTTTGCGCCATTCTAACATGGTGGTTTCCGGATTGACGACGGCCGCGACACTGTGGGTTGTGGCGGCCATCGGTTTAAGTGTGGGAGCGGGGTTTTACTTCCCCGCCGTCGCGACAACAGGCATCGTGTTAATCAGCGTGGTCGTGCTGAGAGGGGTCGAGGTCCGGTTTGCGAAGAAAAAAGTGAAAGAGCTGAACATCACGGTTGAAGACGTGGAAGGAACGCTCGTGGACATTAGCGACGTCCTGGACAAAGAGAGGGTAGACGTCCGCAAAGTGACCTTTTCAACCAAACAGGGCGGAGAGGAAGCGGCCCTCACTGTCGTCAAGTTCCGCATTCGGATGCCAGCCAAGAAAGATTCCCTCGAACTTGTGAATCGACTGCACAACATTCACGGCGTCAAAGAAGTGCAGTTGAATAAATGA
- a CDS encoding Gfo/Idh/MocA family protein, whose product MEPIKVGVIGAGSISEMHFESYQHHDDVEVYAVCDLNGQRAKAKAEKYGAEKYFTDYRQLLDLPEIDAVSVCTWNDSHAEISIAALNSGKHVLVEKPLCKTVEEALAIEKAVQESNGKVLQVGFVRRFGTNTQVLKKFIDAGDLGDIYYAKASCLRVLGNPGGWFADKERSGGGPLIDLGVHVIDLCWYLMGKPKVQSVSGNTYSRLGNRSNVENKSFYKAADYDRHKNTVEDLANAMIRFENGASLMVDVSFTLHAKGESVAVNVYGEKGGAEVEPELQITTEKHNTILNATPQIDALSFDFKKGFQNEIDHFVSCLKGDVETICPVQDGVEIMKILAGVYESSEKGKEIYLS is encoded by the coding sequence GTGGAGCCAATAAAAGTCGGTGTAATTGGTGCAGGTTCTATATCGGAAATGCACTTCGAATCTTATCAACACCATGACGATGTGGAAGTTTATGCCGTGTGTGACTTGAATGGACAAAGGGCCAAGGCGAAAGCGGAAAAGTACGGTGCCGAGAAGTATTTTACAGACTACCGTCAACTTTTGGATCTTCCGGAAATCGATGCCGTTAGCGTGTGCACTTGGAACGACTCCCATGCGGAAATTTCCATAGCCGCCTTAAACTCAGGTAAACACGTGTTGGTCGAAAAGCCGTTGTGTAAAACAGTGGAAGAGGCACTGGCGATCGAAAAAGCCGTTCAAGAAAGTAATGGAAAAGTCCTTCAAGTGGGCTTTGTTCGTCGGTTTGGCACGAACACTCAAGTTTTAAAAAAGTTCATCGATGCCGGAGACCTCGGCGACATCTATTACGCTAAAGCCTCTTGCCTTCGGGTTCTCGGCAATCCGGGAGGTTGGTTTGCCGACAAGGAACGTTCGGGAGGCGGGCCTTTAATTGATCTGGGCGTGCATGTGATTGACCTGTGCTGGTATCTCATGGGCAAACCAAAGGTCCAGTCGGTTAGCGGCAACACGTACAGTCGGCTGGGTAACCGGTCAAATGTCGAAAACAAATCATTTTATAAAGCAGCCGACTACGATCGTCACAAAAATACGGTGGAAGATTTGGCAAATGCCATGATCCGGTTTGAAAACGGCGCTTCGTTAATGGTCGATGTCAGCTTTACTTTACATGCAAAAGGAGAATCTGTTGCAGTCAATGTATACGGAGAAAAGGGAGGGGCGGAAGTCGAACCTGAGCTACAAATTACAACCGAAAAACATAACACTATTTTGAATGCGACGCCACAGATTGACGCCTTATCTTTTGATTTTAAAAAGGGGTTTCAAAACGAAATCGACCACTTCGTATCTTGTTTAAAAGGTGATGTAGAAACCATTTGTCCAGTGCAAGACGGCGTCGAAATCATGAAAATATTAGCTGGCGTATACGAGTCGAGCGAAAAAGGAAAAGAAATCTATTTGAGCTAG
- a CDS encoding carbohydrate ABC transporter permease — MKNKVKKVLTHVVLLLASCFFIIPFVWLLSTSLKPPTQIFTWPPEWIPKPFTWSNYIDAVAYIPFFTYLKNTVVITVLSTVGAMLSCPLVAYSFAKLRWKGRNVLFAITIAVMMIPTQVTMIPLFIMFEKFGWVGTPLPLIVPAFFGIPLFIFLLRQFFLGLPGELLDSARIDGAGEFRIYWQIMLPLAKPAVLAVGLFQFMNSWTDFIGPLLYLTEPQSYTLSLGLQQFHNLRGAEWGLMMAVATMMTLPVVVLFFLLQKTFIRGITFTGIKG, encoded by the coding sequence ATGAAGAACAAGGTGAAAAAAGTGTTGACACACGTTGTCTTGCTGCTCGCTTCTTGTTTTTTTATCATCCCCTTCGTGTGGTTGCTGTCCACGTCACTCAAACCCCCGACGCAAATTTTCACTTGGCCTCCCGAATGGATTCCCAAGCCGTTCACGTGGTCCAATTACATCGACGCTGTGGCGTACATTCCTTTTTTTACGTATTTGAAAAATACAGTCGTCATTACAGTGTTGAGTACCGTCGGCGCGATGCTGTCGTGTCCGTTGGTCGCCTACAGTTTTGCCAAGCTGCGCTGGAAGGGGCGCAATGTGTTGTTTGCCATTACGATCGCGGTGATGATGATTCCCACTCAGGTGACGATGATTCCGCTGTTCATCATGTTTGAAAAGTTCGGCTGGGTTGGGACACCGTTACCTTTGATCGTCCCGGCATTTTTCGGTATCCCGCTGTTTATTTTCTTATTGAGGCAGTTTTTTCTCGGACTTCCTGGCGAACTCCTAGATTCTGCGAGAATTGACGGTGCGGGAGAATTTCGCATTTACTGGCAGATTATGCTCCCGCTGGCGAAACCGGCCGTCCTCGCAGTCGGATTGTTCCAGTTCATGAACAGCTGGACAGACTTTATCGGCCCGCTCCTTTATTTGACAGAGCCGCAATCGTACACGTTATCCCTCGGACTGCAACAGTTCCACAATCTCCGGGGTGCAGAGTGGGGACTGATGATGGCTGTCGCGACGATGATGACGTTACCTGTCGTGGTGTTGTTTTTCCTCTTACAGAAGACGTTTATCCGGGGGATCACGTTTACCGGTATAAAGGGATAG
- a CDS encoding ABC transporter substrate-binding protein, producing the protein MKRSKRIDTILLAVTVVWTTVLAGCASGESEVTSGGNGTTVTFWHGSTDVEQEALEEIVKAFNEQQSDVTVEAVYIAQQGEGQNEKLLAAIAGGNPPDVAYFDRFEVGSWAAQGSLTDLTEYADQDNIEDNDYYEYAINEAKYEGKLYGLPMDTDARLLFYNKDHFKEAGLDPENPPKKIAELEEVAEKLTIKKGNRFERIGFIPWYGQGWMYTWGWVFGGEFYDEDTGQVTADDPKIVESLQWMTDYAQEYGIENLTAFTDSAGSGAESPFLTGQISMVVTVPSMVGSIKKYKPDLNYGVAPIPTPTGDHFTTWAGGWSFVIPKGAQNEEAAWEFMKFAAGPAGQKIYSEKTGNLASIKAINDELHTDDPIMKAFVDILPQARHRPVISEGSLLWNELVQARDLAIREKDTPENLLKAVSDKVNKALNQ; encoded by the coding sequence ATGAAACGCTCGAAACGTATCGATACAATCCTTTTAGCTGTGACCGTTGTGTGGACAACGGTTTTGGCCGGCTGTGCGTCTGGAGAAAGTGAAGTCACATCGGGCGGGAACGGGACAACCGTCACGTTTTGGCACGGGTCGACGGATGTAGAGCAAGAAGCCCTTGAAGAGATCGTAAAAGCGTTTAACGAGCAGCAATCTGACGTGACGGTGGAAGCTGTTTACATCGCGCAACAAGGTGAAGGGCAAAACGAGAAGCTGCTTGCGGCCATTGCCGGTGGCAATCCGCCGGATGTCGCGTATTTTGACCGTTTTGAGGTCGGTTCCTGGGCAGCTCAAGGATCGCTGACCGATCTGACAGAGTACGCCGACCAAGACAACATCGAAGACAACGATTATTACGAATACGCGATAAACGAGGCGAAATACGAAGGAAAACTGTACGGTTTGCCGATGGACACTGACGCCCGTCTATTGTTTTACAATAAAGACCACTTTAAGGAAGCCGGGCTCGATCCCGAAAATCCGCCGAAAAAGATTGCCGAATTGGAAGAAGTCGCGGAGAAGTTGACGATTAAGAAAGGGAACCGCTTTGAGCGGATCGGCTTTATCCCGTGGTATGGCCAGGGATGGATGTACACGTGGGGATGGGTGTTTGGCGGTGAATTTTACGATGAAGATACCGGCCAAGTGACGGCGGACGATCCTAAAATTGTAGAATCCCTGCAGTGGATGACGGACTACGCCCAAGAGTACGGCATCGAAAATTTGACGGCGTTTACGGATTCGGCAGGCTCAGGGGCTGAAAGCCCATTTCTCACCGGTCAAATAAGCATGGTGGTAACGGTGCCGAGCATGGTCGGCAGTATTAAGAAATACAAACCGGATTTGAACTACGGGGTCGCTCCCATTCCTACTCCGACCGGAGATCATTTCACGACTTGGGCGGGAGGATGGAGTTTCGTCATCCCTAAAGGAGCCCAAAACGAGGAAGCCGCCTGGGAGTTTATGAAATTTGCGGCAGGGCCGGCAGGGCAGAAAATTTACAGTGAAAAGACTGGAAATCTGGCTTCAATCAAAGCGATTAACGATGAATTGCATACAGATGACCCGATTATGAAAGCATTTGTTGACATTTTGCCGCAGGCGCGTCACCGTCCCGTCATCTCGGAGGGCTCTCTGTTGTGGAACGAGTTGGTTCAGGCGAGGGACCTCGCGATTCGGGAGAAGGACACCCCGGAAAATTTGTTAAAAGCTGTGTCAGATAAAGTGAATAAGGCTCTGAATCAATGA
- a CDS encoding sugar phosphate isomerase/epimerase family protein, translated as MKIGVSTYSFLDAVKAGEMDVLDVVQWIADNGGEHMEIVPYGFTLVDNLELADAVRDQAKKAGIELSNYSMPANFVRRTKDEFEAEVARVKEHVDLLDRMGIQHMRHDVTAFTLPPENATIEYFENSLPQIVEGCRRIADYAAQFGITTTIENHGVAVQHSDRVQRVLHAVDRPNFKTTLDIGNFMCVDEDPIVGVSKNLPYASLVHFKDFYVRPFYHDPGGGKWFKTVNGNFLRGSIVGHGDIEVREIVKLIKRSGYDGYLTLEFEGMEDCREACKIGLDNLRRFWEEA; from the coding sequence GTGAAAATCGGAGTCAGTACGTACAGCTTTTTGGATGCCGTGAAGGCAGGAGAAATGGATGTGCTGGATGTCGTTCAATGGATAGCTGACAATGGCGGAGAACATATGGAAATTGTCCCTTACGGCTTTACGTTGGTAGACAATTTGGAACTAGCCGATGCAGTGCGTGACCAAGCGAAAAAGGCTGGGATTGAGTTATCGAACTACTCCATGCCTGCCAATTTCGTCCGGCGTACGAAAGATGAATTTGAAGCCGAAGTCGCAAGGGTGAAAGAGCATGTCGATCTCCTGGATCGCATGGGAATTCAGCATATGCGCCATGATGTGACAGCTTTTACACTGCCGCCTGAAAACGCGACGATCGAATACTTTGAAAACAGCTTGCCACAAATAGTAGAAGGTTGTCGCCGTATCGCTGATTATGCAGCTCAATTTGGGATTACAACCACCATTGAAAACCACGGCGTTGCCGTCCAACACAGTGATCGCGTTCAACGGGTGCTCCATGCCGTCGATAGACCAAACTTTAAGACGACTCTCGATATAGGAAATTTCATGTGTGTGGATGAAGACCCAATCGTCGGTGTGAGCAAAAATTTGCCGTATGCGTCGCTCGTTCATTTTAAGGACTTTTATGTCCGTCCGTTCTACCACGATCCCGGCGGTGGAAAATGGTTTAAAACGGTTAACGGCAATTTTTTGCGAGGCTCCATCGTTGGACACGGAGACATTGAAGTTCGCGAGATCGTAAAACTGATTAAACGTTCAGGTTACGACGGGTATCTTACTTTGGAGTTTGAAGGCATGGAAGACTGCAGGGAAGCTTGTAAAATCGGTTTGGACAATTTGAGACGTTTTTGGGAGGAGGCATAA
- a CDS encoding carbohydrate ABC transporter permease, whose translation MAKTEQVVSTKTGKPVKMGISWHKRERVWGWLFASPWIIGFCVFFAFPLFSSIYYSFTSYSILQPGEFVGLQNYRTLMQDPVFWDAVYNTVYFTVFFVPLSIIFGVSLALFLNMRVKGMAVYRTIFFLPTLVPQVALAVLWVWLLNPQFGLVNGMLASVGIDGPAWLGDESWSKPSLILMSLWAIGQAVVIYLAGLHDIPQDYYDAADVDGANWFQKIKSVTLPLLTPVIFYNLVMGVIGAFQQFTLPYTLTKGQGTPANSLMFYVMYLYDNGFKYFKMGYASAMAWILFLIIMLLTGLIFLTSKRWVHYQGR comes from the coding sequence GTGGCTAAAACGGAGCAGGTGGTGAGCACCAAAACGGGCAAACCGGTAAAGATGGGGATTTCGTGGCACAAGCGGGAACGGGTTTGGGGATGGCTGTTTGCGTCTCCGTGGATCATCGGGTTTTGCGTCTTCTTCGCTTTTCCGCTCTTTTCTTCCATTTACTACAGTTTTACGAGCTACAGCATTTTGCAACCGGGAGAATTCGTCGGGTTGCAAAACTATCGGACACTCATGCAAGATCCAGTGTTTTGGGACGCGGTTTACAATACGGTGTACTTTACTGTTTTCTTTGTTCCCCTCAGTATCATTTTCGGTGTCAGTCTCGCCCTCTTCCTCAATATGAGAGTGAAAGGGATGGCTGTCTACCGTACGATTTTCTTTCTTCCGACACTAGTGCCGCAAGTAGCTTTGGCCGTTTTGTGGGTCTGGCTGTTGAACCCCCAATTCGGCTTGGTCAACGGCATGCTGGCGTCAGTCGGAATCGATGGGCCGGCATGGCTCGGGGACGAATCGTGGTCAAAGCCGTCGCTCATTTTAATGTCTCTGTGGGCGATCGGGCAGGCAGTAGTCATCTACTTGGCAGGATTGCACGACATTCCACAAGACTACTACGATGCTGCCGATGTTGACGGGGCCAACTGGTTTCAAAAAATTAAAAGCGTGACGTTGCCACTGCTCACGCCTGTCATCTTTTATAACTTGGTTATGGGAGTGATCGGGGCTTTCCAGCAGTTTACCCTTCCGTATACGTTGACAAAAGGACAGGGTACGCCGGCCAACTCGCTCATGTTTTACGTCATGTATTTGTACGACAACGGGTTTAAATATTTCAAGATGGGCTATGCGTCGGCCATGGCGTGGATTCTTTTCCTAATCATCATGCTGTTAACGGGCCTGATTTTCCTGACGTCGAAGCGATGGGTCCATTATCAGGGGAGGTGA
- a CDS encoding FadR/GntR family transcriptional regulator, producing MRRIKKVSLSKMIADEIKNYIKSEHLHEGDRLPSMDRLMKQLNVGRSSLREALRFLEAIEVIEVINGKGIYVKDANTYRIETKINIQNEKQFLLQMSEVRRALEGKAVELAAKRVTEAQIKELEAYLTQYKHFLDRGEREEASGADARFHQTLYRAAQNDILEGIIHSIRDNLDEFWKSPFGIQSIFDNSYPFHLTLLDALKAGDSERAVQEFDKLMDAVEHSIHQVHVE from the coding sequence ATGCGAAGAATTAAGAAAGTGTCGTTGAGCAAGATGATTGCAGATGAAATCAAAAATTACATTAAAAGCGAGCACTTACACGAAGGAGATAGACTCCCGTCTATGGATCGCTTGATGAAACAACTCAACGTTGGGCGTTCTTCCCTCCGCGAGGCCTTAAGGTTTTTGGAAGCTATCGAAGTGATTGAAGTGATCAACGGAAAAGGCATTTATGTCAAAGATGCCAACACGTACCGCATTGAGACGAAAATCAACATTCAGAACGAGAAGCAGTTTTTACTGCAAATGAGTGAAGTGCGACGAGCATTGGAAGGAAAAGCAGTAGAATTGGCTGCGAAAAGAGTGACAGAAGCGCAAATAAAAGAGCTCGAAGCTTACTTGACGCAATATAAACACTTTTTGGACAGAGGGGAAAGGGAGGAGGCGTCCGGGGCCGACGCCCGTTTCCACCAAACGCTTTACCGGGCGGCGCAAAACGACATTTTGGAAGGCATTATACATTCGATTCGCGACAATCTTGACGAATTTTGGAAGAGCCCGTTCGGTATTCAGTCAATCTTTGACAATTCATACCCTTTCCACCTCACGTTGTTGGATGCGCTTAAAGCGGGGGACAGCGAGCGTGCGGTACAAGAGTTCGATAAGCTCATGGACGCTGTCGAGCACTCGATACACCAAGTTCACGTTGAGTAA
- a CDS encoding extracellular solute-binding protein has translation MNKRVLLTWTSILVISLSGCSLWKANSDEADSDIAVVSEVSGKVRVALAGWQVANGLDPVTVKKTTGFSEYSKKTFNHMYPNIELEVIQIPWENAQAKQKALLLSRDVDVLYTGGAFASQFYQQGLLRNIDDLIENDRRFDPDLYIRNVYENSFSTKSLDGQHQFGLPSVLGSYMIVYDKKLFDDWGVEYLSETPTPEEVLHKAKRMTGKNPVTGEKNYGLWFQGNSLNQYTFVTLTYAYGAEGAVGSLNDLKRVRWELNKPEMKKVFEWLKEASTLAPPAFINGQGKENFGLENNNIAIGILSASAFPAFSEYKSSGDTKLIERFVPVKNFGPDGKGWIPTDPIVMAKNADDVRASWEVMKFLASYDTQKHNYENFQYNPSIADPDFVDPHDVYTQKAIEIAKLAEPTLMDEANPFFGTKMVPVINGFISQAHNNRAPDIDELLKNLQQDATEWSRHQK, from the coding sequence ATGAACAAGCGTGTGCTCCTCACATGGACTTCCATATTGGTGATCAGTCTTTCCGGGTGTTCATTGTGGAAGGCGAACAGCGATGAGGCCGATTCGGATATAGCCGTCGTCTCCGAAGTCTCGGGAAAAGTGCGGGTCGCGTTAGCCGGCTGGCAGGTTGCCAATGGGCTCGACCCTGTCACAGTCAAGAAAACGACCGGTTTTAGTGAGTACTCAAAGAAGACATTTAATCACATGTACCCGAATATTGAGTTGGAAGTGATCCAGATCCCGTGGGAAAATGCCCAGGCGAAACAGAAAGCGCTGTTACTGTCGAGGGATGTGGACGTCTTGTACACCGGTGGCGCGTTTGCCTCCCAGTTTTACCAACAGGGTTTGTTGAGAAACATTGACGATCTCATTGAAAACGACAGACGTTTTGACCCTGACCTTTATATCCGGAATGTTTATGAAAATTCGTTTAGCACGAAATCTTTAGACGGTCAGCACCAATTTGGATTGCCATCGGTCCTCGGAAGTTACATGATCGTGTACGATAAAAAGTTATTCGACGATTGGGGCGTCGAGTATTTGTCGGAGACCCCAACACCTGAAGAAGTGCTGCACAAAGCGAAGCGCATGACGGGGAAAAACCCGGTAACGGGCGAAAAAAATTACGGATTGTGGTTCCAAGGGAACAGTTTAAACCAGTACACGTTTGTGACGCTGACGTACGCCTACGGAGCGGAGGGAGCTGTTGGAAGTCTCAATGACTTGAAGCGTGTGCGATGGGAGTTGAACAAGCCTGAAATGAAAAAGGTGTTTGAATGGTTGAAAGAAGCGTCAACGCTTGCGCCTCCCGCCTTTATAAACGGTCAAGGAAAAGAAAACTTCGGTCTCGAAAACAACAACATCGCCATTGGCATTCTCAGTGCCAGCGCCTTTCCGGCGTTTAGCGAATACAAAAGTTCCGGCGACACAAAGCTGATCGAACGATTCGTGCCGGTAAAAAATTTCGGACCGGATGGAAAGGGATGGATCCCGACGGATCCGATTGTCATGGCTAAAAATGCAGACGATGTTCGAGCATCGTGGGAAGTGATGAAGTTTTTGGCCAGTTACGACACGCAAAAACATAACTACGAGAACTTTCAGTACAACCCTTCGATAGCGGACCCCGATTTCGTCGATCCACATGACGTCTACACACAAAAGGCAATCGAAATTGCGAAATTGGCGGAACCTACGTTAATGGATGAAGCGAATCCTTTTTTTGGAACCAAGATGGTGCCTGTCATCAACGGGTTTATCAGTCAAGCGCACAATAACCGTGCACCGGATATTGACGAGCTATTAAAAAATCTGCAACAAGACGCAACGGAGTGGTCAAGACACCAAAAATGA
- a CDS encoding DUF4097 family beta strand repeat-containing protein codes for MAQRRDDFVSAFPVCASQFNVYIPDKMHETLNLKTSLGDLTSDQTLLAKNINVKAAEGDVVLNGCQGEVLKGTVEFGNITLQQLDASVDLQTEEGNVTVSPVKSFIYSTALL; via the coding sequence GTGGCACAGCGGAGGGATGATTTTGTTTCTGCTTTCCCTGTTTGTGCCTCTCAGTTCAACGTGTACATCCCTGACAAAATGCATGAAACATTGAATCTGAAGACAAGTTTGGGGGATCTCACGTCAGATCAAACGTTATTAGCCAAAAACATTAATGTCAAGGCAGCAGAAGGGGATGTTGTTCTAAACGGATGTCAGGGAGAGGTCCTTAAAGGTACAGTTGAGTTTGGAAATATAACACTGCAACAGCTCGACGCATCAGTTGATCTCCAGACAGAAGAGGGAAATGTAACCGTCTCCCCTGTCAAAAGTTTCATTTATTCAACTGCACTTCTTTGA